In Ruminiclostridium papyrosolvens DSM 2782, the following proteins share a genomic window:
- a CDS encoding AAA family ATPase produces the protein MKPLKLKISAFGPYAKEQFIDFTTLNEQIFVISGPTGAGKTTVFDAISFALFGEASGSSRDRDSLRSDFAEAGTETFVELEFELRGKVYKIRRAPQQEQKKLRGEGYTLRNADAELLMPDGTLITKIINVDESINQLLGINKSQFKQIVMLPQGEFRKLLESDSSDREVIFRKIFGTEDFAEIQKRLDEDRAGLEKSGHDLKTQIATHINHLDVGEDKTLSEFRNNQNVNIAQFITCTEQLMQKDRSIIEKIKAELHEMTKEQGLLQKEITRCTEVNKKLSDKEKTKQQCEALKSREDEFLEKEKILEYARKTLPISEVDEQCRKVEKALKIKAGELELAKQELEKRKSEFKNTQESLNTHISFEPEIKKHETELALLEKMLPKVIQYDKGLKQLEAVREQYNKLSGEQEKALKELETNKALEVMHTEKLKLIYSTETECISLERQISENTKLLKELDGIRKLIGVCQEEISSLENEKARFTSFEKDFCEIRNRLELMEDNYIRGQAGILAKTLIEKSPCPVCGALDHPKPAEMPSYIPTEEQIRDKKSEFSKLAELRTEKSKSISQLNGSTESKRQEILSRLNALDDSAINYDNIEIVEKGRFETVLVHINTTGSKLKEKTVELKAQYKSKKEFTDKKSTLEKEHTEIKDRLKILEESVQRLTEQKSGLVEEITRLQTEAQAIENELSEDIRSASKLKARIEEQRAKTNKYREQYEQFKKLHEASREAVSNAEKEVAVKVSSIEDGRKEYVTLEKLLKEKLEYSNFLDYEQFLSMKKTQEEIDILQQDINTYYQNLKSINDLYRRIDEETKGLEAQDIVMLNAHYAELEKKQQVLQEQHNIVFSRFDNNTKTIKQLTATIEKLKQLEEKYAIIGKLAKVAKGDNPQRITFERYVLAAYFDEIIIAANHRLTRMTGSRYYLKRKEEKGKGRAQQGLELEVFDNYTGKARHVKTLSGGEGFKASLALALGLADVVQSYSGGISLDTLFVDEGFGSLDPESLDGAIECLTEIQKTGRLVGVISHVPEIKERIQSVLEVIPNKEGSYVSFNI, from the coding sequence ATGAAACCGTTAAAGCTTAAAATTAGTGCCTTTGGGCCGTATGCAAAAGAACAGTTTATAGATTTTACTACCCTTAATGAACAGATATTCGTGATATCCGGGCCAACAGGTGCTGGAAAGACTACCGTTTTTGACGCCATCAGTTTTGCCCTTTTTGGTGAAGCTTCAGGAAGCAGCAGAGATAGAGATAGCCTGCGAAGTGACTTTGCAGAAGCCGGAACGGAGACATTTGTTGAGCTGGAATTTGAACTAAGGGGTAAAGTATACAAAATACGTCGAGCCCCACAACAGGAACAAAAGAAGCTAAGGGGAGAGGGATATACTTTAAGAAATGCTGATGCGGAGCTACTGATGCCGGATGGTACGCTGATTACCAAAATAATAAATGTAGATGAGAGTATAAATCAGCTTCTTGGTATTAATAAATCACAATTTAAGCAAATTGTAATGCTTCCTCAGGGAGAGTTCAGAAAACTTCTGGAATCGGACAGCAGTGATAGGGAAGTTATATTCAGAAAAATATTTGGAACCGAGGATTTTGCAGAAATTCAAAAAAGATTGGATGAAGACAGAGCCGGGCTGGAGAAATCGGGGCACGATTTGAAAACGCAGATAGCCACTCATATAAACCATCTTGATGTGGGCGAAGACAAAACACTGTCTGAATTTAGGAATAACCAAAATGTTAATATAGCTCAATTCATCACCTGTACTGAACAGCTGATGCAAAAGGACAGGTCTATAATAGAGAAAATAAAAGCTGAACTGCATGAAATGACAAAGGAACAGGGGCTGCTTCAGAAAGAGATTACGAGATGCACAGAAGTAAACAAAAAGCTATCTGACAAGGAAAAAACGAAACAACAGTGTGAGGCTCTTAAGTCGAGAGAGGATGAGTTCCTTGAAAAGGAGAAAATTCTTGAATATGCAAGAAAAACTTTGCCAATAAGTGAAGTTGACGAGCAGTGCAGAAAAGTTGAAAAGGCACTGAAAATAAAGGCTGGAGAATTGGAACTGGCAAAACAGGAACTGGAGAAAAGGAAATCAGAGTTCAAAAATACACAGGAGAGCTTAAATACACATATAAGTTTTGAGCCTGAAATTAAGAAACATGAAACTGAGCTTGCTTTATTAGAAAAAATGCTTCCAAAGGTTATTCAATATGATAAGGGATTAAAGCAATTGGAGGCTGTCAGGGAGCAATACAATAAATTGTCGGGAGAACAAGAAAAGGCTCTGAAGGAGCTGGAGACAAACAAAGCTTTGGAAGTTATGCATACAGAAAAGCTGAAACTGATTTATTCAACCGAAACTGAATGCATAAGCCTTGAAAGACAAATATCAGAAAACACAAAGCTACTTAAGGAACTGGATGGAATCAGAAAGCTCATAGGGGTATGTCAGGAGGAAATAAGCAGTCTGGAGAATGAGAAGGCGAGATTTACCTCATTTGAAAAGGATTTTTGTGAAATCAGAAACAGACTTGAATTGATGGAGGATAATTATATACGAGGGCAGGCAGGAATACTTGCAAAAACCCTGATAGAAAAATCCCCTTGTCCTGTATGCGGAGCACTTGACCATCCAAAGCCTGCTGAAATGCCATCTTATATTCCCACGGAGGAGCAGATTAGGGACAAAAAATCTGAATTTTCCAAGCTGGCAGAGCTGAGGACAGAAAAGTCCAAAAGTATTTCCCAATTAAATGGAAGTACAGAAAGTAAACGGCAAGAGATACTCAGCAGACTTAATGCTCTTGACGATAGCGCAATAAATTACGATAATATCGAAATAGTTGAAAAGGGACGATTTGAGACCGTATTGGTACATATAAATACTACAGGGAGTAAACTAAAGGAAAAAACTGTTGAATTAAAAGCTCAGTATAAATCAAAAAAAGAATTTACAGACAAAAAAAGTACATTAGAAAAAGAACATACAGAAATCAAGGATAGATTAAAAATACTGGAAGAGTCCGTTCAAAGACTGACTGAACAAAAGTCCGGCTTAGTTGAAGAGATTACAAGACTGCAAACTGAAGCACAAGCTATTGAGAATGAGCTTTCAGAAGATATACGCTCGGCATCAAAGCTAAAAGCCCGCATTGAAGAGCAAAGGGCAAAAACAAATAAATACCGGGAACAATACGAGCAGTTTAAAAAGCTCCATGAAGCCTCCCGAGAAGCCGTAAGTAATGCTGAAAAGGAGGTAGCTGTTAAGGTATCCTCAATAGAGGATGGACGGAAAGAATATGTCACGCTGGAAAAGCTTTTAAAGGAAAAGCTTGAGTATTCCAATTTTTTAGATTATGAGCAATTTTTGAGTATGAAAAAAACTCAGGAGGAAATTGACATACTTCAGCAGGACATAAATACCTACTACCAAAACCTAAAATCAATAAACGATTTGTATAGGCGTATTGATGAGGAGACAAAAGGCCTTGAAGCACAGGATATAGTAATGCTGAATGCACACTATGCAGAACTTGAAAAAAAGCAGCAGGTGCTTCAGGAACAGCATAATATAGTATTTTCCAGATTTGATAATAACACTAAAACAATAAAACAGCTTACTGCTACTATTGAAAAATTAAAACAGCTTGAGGAAAAATATGCAATAATCGGTAAGCTTGCTAAAGTCGCAAAGGGAGATAATCCTCAAAGAATAACCTTTGAGAGGTATGTGCTGGCAGCGTACTTTGATGAAATTATAATTGCAGCAAACCATAGACTGACCAGGATGACCGGTTCGAGATACTATTTAAAGAGAAAAGAGGAAAAGGGAAAGGGACGGGCTCAGCAAGGGTTGGAACTGGAGGTTTTTGATAATTACACAGGAAAGGCACGTCATGTTAAGACTCTTTCAGGGGGAGAGGGTTTTAAAGCTTCTCTAGCTCTCGCTCTGGGTTTAGCGGACGTGGTACAGTCCTATTCCGGAGGAATTAGCTTGGACACCCTGTTTGTCGATGAGGGCTTTGGCTCCCTTGACCCTGAATCACTGGACGGTGCTATCGAATGTCTTACAGAGATTCAAAAAACAGGCCGTTTGGTAGGGGTAATTTCACATGTACCGGAAATAAAAGAAAGAATACAATCAGTGCTTGAAGTAATTCCAAACAAAGAAGGAAGCTATGTTAGCTTCAATATATAA
- the glgB gene encoding 1,4-alpha-glucan branching protein GlgB → MRKNLVLAATKIINGECKDPHSYLGMHLLGVEGKNLQTVVRVYQPTAKMVEFLDISTGTSFPMKKLCIDGIYEIIFPDRSDIFEYQLKITDLSGNSFTTHDPYSFWPFISEFDTHLFNQGNHHRIYEKLGAHVITHNNVKGTLFAVWAPCAKRVSVVGDFNQWDGRRHQMRELGSSGIWELFIPLVSCGDLYKYEIKTPDDNLIFKADPYAFYAEKRPETASIVMDIDNYSWCDDQWMSDREEKDVFNSQMSIYELHLGTWSTDAEPDENGDIYINYRVIAERLIPYIKYMGYTHIELLPVAEHPFDGSWGYQVTGYYAVTSRYGKPEDFMYFVDMCHQNDIGVFLDWVPAHFPKDAHGLARFDGTALYEHSDPRLGEHPEWGTLVFNHGRNEVRNFLISNAVFWFEKYHIDGLRVDAVASMIYLDYVKKPGEWTPNKYGGNLNLEAADFLKQLNTTVFGYFKGIIMTAEESSSWPMITKPPYMGGLGFTFKWNMGWMNDFLKYIKMDPIYRKYHHNLITFSLMYAFSENYILVLSHDEVVHGKCSLLNKQPGDYWQKFAGLRATYGYTYGHPGKKLLFMGGEYGQFIEWNDKKGLDWHLLDYDMHKKLQTYVRDLNTLYRESKALYEVDLSYDGFEWIDCNDNEHSIVSFIRKGRDYHDMLIFVCNFTPAVNYNYCIGVPFELDYELVMNSNYEKYGGYEPDDSNKIYTVINESLHGRPFKLCLTIPSFGVLVFRPIFKES, encoded by the coding sequence ATGAGAAAAAATTTGGTTCTTGCAGCTACAAAAATTATAAATGGTGAATGTAAAGATCCGCATTCATACCTTGGGATGCACCTGTTGGGTGTAGAAGGTAAAAATCTTCAAACCGTTGTCAGAGTATATCAGCCAACAGCTAAAATGGTTGAGTTTTTGGATATTTCCACAGGCACCTCGTTTCCAATGAAAAAACTGTGCATTGATGGAATATATGAAATAATATTTCCCGACAGAAGTGATATTTTTGAGTATCAGCTCAAGATTACAGACCTTTCGGGAAATAGCTTCACAACCCACGACCCTTATAGCTTCTGGCCTTTTATCTCAGAATTCGATACACATCTCTTCAATCAGGGAAATCACCACAGGATTTACGAGAAACTTGGTGCCCATGTAATTACACATAATAATGTAAAAGGAACCCTTTTTGCGGTGTGGGCTCCGTGTGCTAAACGTGTTAGTGTTGTTGGCGATTTCAATCAATGGGACGGTCGCAGACACCAAATGCGTGAACTGGGTTCATCAGGTATATGGGAGTTATTTATTCCATTAGTATCTTGCGGCGATTTGTATAAATATGAAATTAAGACACCTGATGACAATTTGATTTTTAAAGCTGATCCTTATGCTTTTTACGCTGAAAAGAGGCCTGAAACAGCCTCAATAGTAATGGACATAGATAATTACTCCTGGTGTGATGACCAATGGATGAGTGACAGAGAAGAAAAAGATGTTTTCAATAGCCAAATGTCAATATATGAACTTCATCTGGGAACTTGGTCAACTGACGCAGAACCTGATGAAAACGGGGACATATACATCAATTACAGAGTTATTGCCGAGAGACTGATTCCGTATATTAAGTATATGGGATATACACACATTGAACTATTGCCTGTTGCCGAGCATCCCTTTGACGGTTCCTGGGGATATCAGGTTACGGGTTATTATGCTGTTACAAGTCGTTATGGAAAACCTGAAGATTTTATGTATTTCGTAGACATGTGCCATCAGAATGATATAGGTGTCTTTCTGGACTGGGTTCCGGCTCATTTCCCTAAAGATGCTCATGGTTTGGCCCGGTTTGACGGAACAGCTTTATACGAGCACTCAGATCCACGTCTGGGAGAACATCCCGAATGGGGTACTCTTGTTTTTAACCACGGCAGGAATGAAGTACGAAATTTCCTGATATCAAATGCTGTCTTCTGGTTTGAAAAGTACCATATAGACGGTTTGAGAGTGGATGCCGTTGCATCTATGATTTATTTGGACTATGTTAAAAAACCCGGTGAGTGGACTCCAAACAAATACGGGGGAAATCTCAACCTTGAAGCCGCTGATTTTCTTAAACAGCTTAATACAACAGTATTCGGATACTTCAAGGGCATAATTATGACAGCAGAGGAATCCTCCTCATGGCCTATGATTACCAAACCTCCTTATATGGGCGGTCTTGGTTTTACCTTTAAATGGAATATGGGCTGGATGAATGATTTCCTTAAATATATAAAAATGGACCCCATCTACAGGAAATACCACCACAATCTTATAACTTTTTCGTTAATGTACGCTTTCAGTGAAAATTATATTCTTGTCCTGTCTCACGACGAAGTCGTACACGGCAAGTGCTCCCTGTTAAACAAACAGCCGGGAGATTACTGGCAGAAGTTTGCAGGTCTTCGGGCCACTTATGGCTACACCTATGGACACCCGGGCAAAAAGCTTCTTTTTATGGGAGGCGAGTACGGACAATTCATTGAGTGGAACGATAAAAAAGGCTTGGATTGGCACCTCTTGGATTATGATATGCATAAAAAGCTGCAAACCTATGTCAGGGATTTGAATACTTTGTATAGAGAAAGCAAGGCTTTATATGAGGTAGATTTAAGCTATGACGGGTTTGAGTGGATAGACTGCAACGATAATGAGCACAGTATAGTTTCCTTCATAAGAAAGGGACGGGACTACCACGATATGCTGATTTTTGTTTGTAATTTTACACCTGCTGTTAATTATAATTATTGCATCGGTGTGCCCTTCGAACTAGATTATGAGCTTGTTATGAACAGTAACTATGAAAAATATGGCGGATATGAGCCGGATGATTCAAATAAAATATATACGGTGATTAATGAATCTCTGCACGGAAGACCTTTTAAGCTATGTCTTACAATACCTTCGTTTGGAGTACTTGTTTTCAGGCCGATATTTAAAGAATCCTGA